A genomic stretch from Bacillota bacterium includes:
- the ric gene encoding iron-sulfur cluster repair di-iron protein: MVERQFTLNDRIGDIVAALPAAGEVFHRYRIDFCCGGDRPLAKAIEEQGLDGELVLAELAKAREKAKELTGVKDWRTAPLTDLVDYVVNTHHAYLRRALPQLSELTTTILRVHGGDHPELSKVHRLFHMLKMELEQHLIFEEETLFPLVKEYESTGSRETLTQAVAEIDRVEGEHDTAGDIVKELQDVTDDYQAPADGCETYADTYRKLSELEKDLFEHIHLENNILHPRLRQRLEQ; the protein is encoded by the coding sequence ATGGTAGAGAGACAATTTACTCTCAATGACCGAATTGGAGATATTGTGGCAGCGTTACCGGCGGCGGGGGAAGTCTTTCATCGGTATCGGATTGATTTTTGCTGCGGAGGAGATCGACCCTTGGCCAAGGCTATCGAGGAACAGGGTCTTGACGGAGAATTGGTCCTAGCCGAGTTAGCCAAAGCTCGGGAAAAGGCCAAGGAACTGACGGGGGTCAAGGATTGGCGAACTGCGCCCCTGACTGACTTGGTGGATTATGTGGTGAATACCCACCATGCCTACCTCAGACGGGCGCTGCCACAGCTCAGTGAGCTGACCACTACCATCCTTAGAGTCCACGGTGGGGATCATCCTGAACTTTCGAAGGTACACCGTCTGTTTCACATGCTGAAAATGGAACTGGAGCAGCATTTGATCTTTGAAGAAGAAACGCTATTTCCTCTAGTTAAGGAATACGAGAGTACCGGCAGCCGGGAAACCTTGACCCAGGCTGTAGCAGAGATTGATCGGGTGGAAGGTGAACATGACACTGCCGGAGACATCGTGAAGGAATTGCAGGATGTTACCGATGATTACCAGGCACCTGCCGATGGTTGCGAGACCTATGCTGACACTTATCGGAAGCTGTCGGAGTTGGAGAAGGATCTGTTTGAGCACATTCACTTGGAGAATAACATCCTCCATCCCCGCCTAAGGCAACGACTGGAGCAGTGA